The window TGCTACTGGCCGAGGCACTGAGATCTACTTCGCGGGATCCAGGTGATCTGATGTCAGCTTTTACGAGTGGAGACGGGAAGGCCGGGGGACGACAGCTGCGCGAGATTCAGAGGAATATATCGCGTCTTAAGGGACGCTGGATCACCCCAGAAATTCAGCAACTCCGCGAGTTATGTCCGGATGACTCATCCTTTGAGATACTACAGGCTTACCATGAGCGGCTCGAATATTATCATGCTCTTGATTATGATGACATCCTGATCCGTGTGCTTCATACCATCTCTCAGGATCCATTGCCCGCGAGACTTATGGCCAGATTTCAGCATCTCCTGGTTGATGAGTTTCAGGATGTGAATGCTGTTCAATACGAACTCATCAAAAAGTGGGCTGGGGCTGGCGTAAACCTATTTGTGATCGGCGATCCGGACCAGGCCATCTACGGTTTTCGTGGCGCCGATCATCGTTTCTTTGGAAAGCTGGAGGAGGATTTCCACGGGGTCAAAAAGATCAGGCTCGATGTAAATTACCGCTCAACGCCGCAAATTCTAAGAGCCGCATCTGCGGTGATAAAGCATAATCAGGACCATGCAATTGAGAGTCTTCTATCTACAAGGAATGATGGGCCCAATATCAGGTATCTTGAATTGCCTGGCGAAGTGGCAGAGGGAATTGCAGTAGCCCGAGCGATATCAGCAGCCGTTGGCGGGACTACCATGCTGGAGGCTCATGGGCAAGGCGGCTCTCTTGGCAGATCGCGGAAGAATCCATCTGATCCTAAGGTAGAAAGGAGTTTTTCGGATTTTGCTATACTGGCGCGGACCAACGGCCAGATGAGTGTCTTGGAAAGATGCCTTTTGCAGCAAGGAATTCCATTTCGCGTGGTGGGAAGAGAAGATTATCTGAATTCCGATATAATCCGCTGGATGCTTTCCTTTCTGAGATGCGTCATAGACCCTGATGATGAATTTCACATAGCTAGGTGCCTAAAATTGTGGCCCTCTCTCAATGATTCGTGCTCAGGGGATGAAACGCCACAGGAATATGCCAGATCATTGCGGAGTGGGGTATATGGGGTGTCATCCGGATCCATGCCGGCGCCTTCGGGAGCTGAGCGGCCGGAAGTCGATGCTCTTAGGCGCATGGCGGCCAGATACCAGGAGCTTTCTCGCTCCCTCGCTCCTCACGACCTTATATTGCAGCTTGCTGATGAAGTCAGGCATGATCAGGACCAAGATGTAGAGCGCCTGGCTTGTCTTGCGGCGCGCCATTCCTCTCTCCATACACTAGTGGCGAGCATCTGCATGGGTGAGGAAGGGGATCTCGAGCGGCCTTTCAAGATCAACATGATGCCGGAATCGGTGACCCTCATGACCATCCATGCTTCCAAAGGGCTCGAATTTCCGGTGGTATTTGTGGCAGGCTTCGAGGATGGCATGATTCCTCTCATCAGGCCGGGGGATCATGCCGGGGGAGGAATGTGCGAGGAAGCTTTAGAAGAGGAACGACGTCTCTTTTATGTAGCCATGACCCGGGCGAGGGAGGAATTGATACTCCTGAGGGCGAAAAAGCGTCAAAGATTTGGCGAGCTGAAAGAGACTTTCATATCTCCTTTCTTCTCAGAGATTCCGGGGGATCTAGTTGAGAAGGAGGTGCCCCTAGATGGGCATAGACATGCCCCAAGACGTCAGCTGAGCCTTTTCTAAACCAAAGGATGAAGCTGACACAAGGATAGGTGAAACACTGGTGAATCATGGCGGAGCCGTTTAGCCCAGGCATGGGGTGTCTGGGTCTAGGTGGATGGAGGGGGCATTAGCCCCCTCGCCCCGGATTCGATCGATTTGATTATCGATTTGATTCAGGAAGATTACGATCCAAGGATTCTTGCCGATCCGAGTCTTACTGATGAATCTGACCCTTGCTCTTTGGTTTCGCATGAATTTTCGCCCACCGGAGAAGCTTGATGATCGACCGTGCTGGCATCCCCGGAGGCTGGCAGTACATCTGGTACCCACGACGATTCGTCGATTTTTCGGATGACTATGGCGTCTTTTTCCAACGAGAATTCAACAGAATCTAAAGGCTCAAGTCCAACGCTTTCGCGTATCTCTTTGGGTAAGAATATTCCCCCTCCACTCAATACTTTACAGAATCTGTAATTCATTCTGTGTTTCAAAGAGACGCCTCCTGTCCTTGAATCTACCCACCCCAACCAGACATGTACACCTTTTGGTAAACAGTGTTTTTTCCATTATACTCCTTATATGGGTAAATCAAAAGTTCAGTATTTGTCGTTTTGGAAATAGATTTCAACGATATGCCACCTAGGGGACGAAATGTCCAGTATTTCCCGAAATAGTCTATTCTAGACATTTGACCTTCGCATTAGCTCCTGATTTTTGTGTGTCATGGGTATTGCAAAGTACGGGGATTATATGATATAAATTTATATACACAATTGATCAGGTCTATCAGGTCTGATGGTTTATAAATTGGAGCAAAAGCATTGAACGGGAAAAGTAGCGGAAACGGAACATCCAAGAGAGTCGCGTGAAAGCTGCGAGCGCGATATGTTGCGTTTCAGTGAAGTTCTCCCGGGAGCTGTCAGCTGAACCTGCCCTCAATGGCATGAAGTAGGCGTGACCGGGGCTTTCGCCGTTACAAGAAAGCAGGCATAGATCTCTGTGCCTGTCAATGAGTGGGTTTCAGCTATTTTGCTATTGTCACGGGATGTGGCCACATAGTGCCTCCTCTGCTAGCGTGACCGTTCACCGGTGCAGCCTTGGACAGCAAGACTCCGGGTATGGTCGGTCCCGGGTGATGGTGAAATGGCTTGGGCCAACCAGGGTGGTACCATGAGAGCGTAAGCTCCCGTCCCTTTCGGATGGGGGCTTTTTTTATATCTGGAAAAGCTGATCTGGTGAGGGGGATCAGATATGCTTGAGAGTGTAGCGGTTCGGTTGCGTCCAGAAATAGAGCCTAAGGTTGGAATTGGTGAGAGTCTGGAGGCCATATTAGGTGTGGAGAGCAGTGCCCTCGCTGCGCGGCAAGTGCTCAGAGACGCAATCCTAGATGCAGCTGTGGGCGGCGGGCAATTTGCAATAATTGCTGGGCTGTCATCGAGCTGCACGGGCCGCAGTCATGAGATAGATTCGATTAAACAAGTCGTAGATATAGCAGCATCCGCAGGCTGTTCCGGGGTGTATTTGGGGAAAGGGTATGCCAGACGGGACCTAGAATTACTGGATGAGATCAGGGATTTAAGCGGCCTTGCTTTGATTGTGGCGGCAGATGATTCCGGTGCTATGGAGGCTGCCTGGCCCTATGCGGATGTTCTCGAGGTCCCAGCAAGGAGAAGCTTGGATGCCGATCTCCTGCGGTATATCGCGAATCAATCGTGCAGAATGGGATGTTCCGGATACAGGCCAATACTTTTGAGCCGGGGCGAGATAGAGGATGTAAGAGAATGGATCGAAATCGCCGAGCAACTCTCGGAGTCTGCCGGACCTAATATCATTCTTTACGAAGACAGCGCCTCTATTGGGCGGCAGGGGGTCGTGGGCGCTCCGGATCTAGTGGCGATTGCTATGGGCAAGCGCCTGAGTCGTTTGCCTATGGTGGCGGGGATCACCATGGGAATCTGCCCCGACGATGTATTGACAACAATAGCAAGGACCGCGATAGTTGCCGGAACTGATGGATTGATCGTCGGCAATATCTCGGCCGGCCCTTCAGACCCGAACCTGGCGAGGGTCGGGACGCGGCTCGAGGAACTGATCTCGCATGTTTATCAGATGGCGCATCTTGTTGGAAAGTGTGTCTAATTGCCATGTCTCACCGGGATCATCACGACGATAGGGGCGATCAGTCTTCAATGATTTTGCCCGGATTGAGGATCCAATTTGGGTCAAAAGCCTTCTTTATCTGCCTGATGAGCTGAAGTTGCGCTTTATCTAACGCTATGTCGATATAGCTTGCGCGCTTGAACCCAATGCCATGTTCACCGCTGATCGTCCCTCCCAGGGAGACTGTGGCATGGTACAAATCGCGGAGTAAGGATGGAAGGTCATTCTCCCATCTATTTTTGGATTTCTCATCTTTCAGATATGTGACATGAATGTTTCCATCGCCCGCATGGCCGAAGGAGATGGAACTAATCTCATATTCTTCGGTGAGCCGCGCTATTTCCTTCAGCATCTTTGGTATTTCACTAATGGGGACGACAATATCTTCCATGCAAAATTCCTCACTGAATGCCTTAACTGCCTCCGCTATCGCCTTCCGGGCCTTCCAGATCTTGTCGAGCGTGGTCTTATTATCTGCAACAAAGACTTCCAGAGCGCCATTCCTGAGACACAGGTTGCCTATGGCTTCATATTCTCCCTCTATGTCAGTCTTGTTATTGCCATCGATTTCGATGATGAGGTGTGCGCTGGCATCATCAAAGGGAAGGCGCATGTTGAGGTAACGTTCAGTAAGTTTCACAGAACCTCGATCCATAAATTCAATGGATGTGGGAATGATCCTCCGCTCGGACATAATGAGAGGAACCATAGAGATGGCCTTGTCTGCTGACTCGAAAGGCACCAGTATGGAGGCCCGATATTTGGGAAGGGGCATGAGCCTGAGTATAATCTTGGTGATGACCCCTAGCGTGCCTTCGGAGCCGCACATGAGGTGAACAAAATCGTATCCGGTGACATCTTTTACCCTTTTGCCTCCAAAGAACGTGATCTCACCAGTTGGCAGCACAACCTCGAGTCCATAGACATGCCTCGATGTGGAGCCATATTTGATGGCCTTGTTGCCACCTGCATTCTCAGCCACATTGCCACCAATGAATGAGCTTTCGCTGCTGCAGGGATCTCCTGCATAAAGAAATCCTCTGCTGGCTGCGATTCTCTGCACTTCGTTGGTTATTACGCCTGGTTCGACAGTCATCATCAGATTTAGCTCATCGATCTCCAGTATCCGGTTCATTCGTTCAAGTGAAAGGACTATGCCACCAGCTACAGGGATCACTCCTCCTGAAAGTCCTGTTCCTGCCCCCCGGGGTGTCACTGGTATCAGCTCCCTGTTGGCCAGCTTGAGTATTTCGGAAATCTCCATGGCATCTCCTGGCTTGACCACCACCTCTGGTAGATAGGTAACCTTGGCTATGCTTTCATCGGCAGCGTAATTCCTCAGCTTTTCTGCATCAGTAGTCACAAAATTCGCGCCTACGATCCGTTTCAATTGGTTGACTGCATCTTCGGTGACGGGATTATATCTCCGATTCAATCATGCACCCCCCTTTCCATTGATGCCGCGATTTTTAAGCCTTTCAATGAGTAGCGGCAGGATTTCAAAGAGGTTTCCCACAATGCCGAAATCGGCTATTTTGAATATAGGGGCATCTGGATCCTTATTTATCGCCACTATTGTTTCGGAGGTCTGCATCCCGGCGATATGCTGCACACTGCCTGAGATCCCAACTGCCAGGTAAAGCCTTGGGGAGACGGTTTTGCCGCTCAGGCCGATTTGATGCGGATAAGATATCCAACCTTGATCTACGCAGACCCTCGATGCACCCACTGCCCCATTCAAAAGCCGCGCCAGGGAACGCAGCAGCTCGAAATTCTCCGGTCGGGAAAGCCCTCTACCTCCAGATACGATTACTTCGCTATCCTGGAGGCTGACCTCACCTGATTCATCTTCTTCCACTCCCAGGAACCTGATCCTGGATTCTAGAAGTCTCCCATCTATCGTTTCTTTTATGATCTCCCCGGTTCTTGAAATGTCTCGAGGGAAAGGGACTGCAGTCTTGGGCCGGAAGGTTGCCATTTGAGGCCTCGCATAGGGCGTCTTTATTGTCGCCATGACATTCCCGCCGATTGCAGGTCTTGTCTGCAAGAGAAGGCCGGTCTCCGGATCTATGTCGAGCCCGGTACAATCTGCAGTGAGACCTGTTTTTAGCCTGGCGGCAAGCGCAGGCATAAGCGTGCGGCCGGTAGTGGTCGCCCCGGCTATCAATATCGTGGGTTTGTATTTCTTCACGAGAAATTCAAGCGTATTCAGGTAGGGTTCCACCATGAAATGGCCAAGGGCAGGATCATCCACTAAGTATACCCTGTCCGCGCCCCCATAGATCATTTCCTGGGCATCCTCGATCTGATGTCCCAGGGCCACGCAGGTGAGATGAGTCCCAAGTTTTGAAGCTAGCTCTCGCCCTTTACCGAGGAGTTCAAAAGTAATAGGCTGAGGCAGGCCAGCCCGATATTCTGCCATAACCCAAATGCCGTCATATTCAGTCTGGGTTGTCATATACCGATCCTGCTCCCTTTGAAATTGGCGCGCCCTGAATCACCCCAGAGCCAAAGCTCGTGGTCCTGGGAAGAAACACATTATTTCCATCATTCATCGACGTCAGCCAATCTGGCATGGATGATTGCCCCTTGCGGCCTCAAATAAGTCCCCGGCTCTCAAGAAAACCCAGGAGGGATTCTACACACTCCTCCGGACTATGCTCAGATGTCTTGAGGATGACTCCGTCTCGTGTGACTTTCGGATAGAAGACCCTGACTACCTTTGTAGGCGATCCTGCAAGTCCAAGGCGATCCTCATCGGCTTGAATATCTTCCGGACGCAGGACTGGGACCGTGACGCTCCTTGCTCTGACTTTCCCGCTGAGAGTGGGCATTCTGGGCTCATTGATCTCCTTTACCACCGTGATAAGGGCGGGAAGTGGAGATTCCAGAAACTCATAGCCGTGTTCCGTAATGCGCCTTACTCGTATGTACTCCTCAGTGGCTTCCTCGATCTTTGATACATAGGTTATGAACGGTAATCCAAGCATAACTGCGACTTCCACACCAACCTGCCCGGTTTCGCCATCTATGGCCCTTTCACCAGCAAGGATCAAATCTGGAGGGTTTTCGAGCCTTTTGATAGCTTCTGACAAAGTGTAAGATGTGGCAAGAGTGTCAGCCCCGGCGAATTTCTTGCTGCTCAAAAGCAATCCGTGATTCGCCCCCATGGCTATGGCCTCGCGGATGGCATCTATAGCCTGGGGGGGTCCCATGGAAAGCGCAGTCACCTCGCCCCCGATGGACTCCCTCAGGCTTAGAGCGGCCTCGAGAGCGTTGAGATCCAGCGGATTTATTATGGCGCCGACGCCCTCTCGGATCATGGTACCAGTTTCTTCGTCCATTTTTACGTCGTTGGTATCGGGCACTTGTTTAATGAGGACGAGTATACGCACATATTTACCCCCTTGCTGCGAGGCTGCTTATATCAGAGCAATTAGTTCTATTGGCGGCCTTAATCCTCCCCTGCTCCCGAGGAACTGGATTACCGCATCCTCGCCAAATGCCCCTACTCAGCAAGCCCCAAGATCAAATGCCACTGCAGCCAATAACATATTCTGGACAGCTGCGGCAGTATCCTGCAAACAATAGAGAGTTTTTCCCCTGGGCCCATATCTGGCCTCGCTCCGGGCTGGATCAGCAAAGACGACTAGAGAATTTGTTATTTCGCACACGGAGGTCCCCGGAATAGAGGGGTATACTGGCGAGAATTTTGCCGCCCCGGTGCGTCGGAGGAACACGGCGGCCTATTCCGGGAATATACTTATTATCACAGGGTTGATCGTGCCTCCATCCTATCATTTCGTGAAAGACCATTCACCTCTTGTCGAAAGGGTGTTCTGCATGAATTTTGACGATAAGAAAGCCTCTGGAAACGATGAGACACTTCGCTTTTTCTCGCCAGGGTCTCCCCAACCTGTGCCATCAGTGCCTCCTGGCGGTCATCGGCTCCCGTCAC is drawn from Bacillota bacterium and contains these coding sequences:
- a CDS encoding AbrB/MazE/SpoVT family DNA-binding domain-containing protein, which translates into the protein MKHRMNYRFCKVLSGGGIFLPKEIRESVGLEPLDSVEFSLEKDAIVIRKIDESSWVPDVLPASGDASTVDHQASPVGENSCETKEQGSDSSVRLGSARILGS
- a CDS encoding FAD-binding protein codes for the protein MNRRYNPVTEDAVNQLKRIVGANFVTTDAEKLRNYAADESIAKVTYLPEVVVKPGDAMEISEILKLANRELIPVTPRGAGTGLSGGVIPVAGGIVLSLERMNRILEIDELNLMMTVEPGVITNEVQRIAASRGFLYAGDPCSSESSFIGGNVAENAGGNKAIKYGSTSRHVYGLEVVLPTGEITFFGGKRVKDVTGYDFVHLMCGSEGTLGVITKIILRLMPLPKYRASILVPFESADKAISMVPLIMSERRIIPTSIEFMDRGSVKLTERYLNMRLPFDDASAHLIIEIDGNNKTDIEGEYEAIGNLCLRNGALEVFVADNKTTLDKIWKARKAIAEAVKAFSEEFCMEDIVVPISEIPKMLKEIARLTEEYEISSISFGHAGDGNIHVTYLKDEKSKNRWENDLPSLLRDLYHATVSLGGTISGEHGIGFKRASYIDIALDKAQLQLIRQIKKAFDPNWILNPGKIIED
- a CDS encoding electron transfer flavoprotein subunit alpha/FixB family protein; its protein translation is MTTQTEYDGIWVMAEYRAGLPQPITFELLGKGRELASKLGTHLTCVALGHQIEDAQEMIYGGADRVYLVDDPALGHFMVEPYLNTLEFLVKKYKPTILIAGATTTGRTLMPALAARLKTGLTADCTGLDIDPETGLLLQTRPAIGGNVMATIKTPYARPQMATFRPKTAVPFPRDISRTGEIIKETIDGRLLESRIRFLGVEEDESGEVSLQDSEVIVSGGRGLSRPENFELLRSLARLLNGAVGASRVCVDQGWISYPHQIGLSGKTVSPRLYLAVGISGSVQHIAGMQTSETIVAINKDPDAPIFKIADFGIVGNLFEILPLLIERLKNRGINGKGGA
- a CDS encoding electron transfer flavoprotein subunit beta/FixA family protein, translated to MRILVLIKQVPDTNDVKMDEETGTMIREGVGAIINPLDLNALEAALSLRESIGGEVTALSMGPPQAIDAIREAIAMGANHGLLLSSKKFAGADTLATSYTLSEAIKRLENPPDLILAGERAIDGETGQVGVEVAVMLGLPFITYVSKIEEATEEYIRVRRITEHGYEFLESPLPALITVVKEINEPRMPTLSGKVRARSVTVPVLRPEDIQADEDRLGLAGSPTKVVRVFYPKVTRDGVILKTSEHSPEECVESLLGFLESRGLI